From one Diorhabda carinulata isolate Delta chromosome 12, icDioCari1.1, whole genome shotgun sequence genomic stretch:
- the LOC130900106 gene encoding transmembrane protein 94 isoform X2, translating into MEIQNDDTGLRTEEAINKLYEEISNVLSQYKISLKCRKSKSWLKDALHYKSQRTTVNVVSIIFGLWTAASLVIGYLLEGDNLGGYEAIPVLILLLINVFLEIYDNKLRHQEIPHKIQAVLDNLIKEKKQIKWTQANYPDLYTPFSPCITLQWTYRDGEIVNLPWALLVKGDIVLIRPGQISPGYCEALEKQSEFPLLHAKEVYAPTLQNANEVFSTPKYRKPLEPKKYRLLETPYLNNLKIFLEQALDRPVSQLNQQRHLVTIKIVEQMILPFTFVLVIVINLFRYFYFHKYFGRYLVSNTLFIVPCNVILPLLPMIFPLFWNLANYIGSARIKTIFDACTQCDTKIRHLEEDADSSPIDDESLNISRKEILLNFLKILRGKPEILTRSTNILHVLGSVTALGCIDKKGVLSWPNPTAEKIFFLHNQNHDSRASSLDNVNDLSSDIDSIFPNFQPESPSAVTEVLDLTHHHNDPFKLHFDDKEWNKFMSNLKPLGLAILLNTCNINTKENYNSFCSHITCEAMYNENLVPVTNRRCLCELAKEIGFIDEAQKIFNLEEQLSIFRHLQTEMMRRDNKYARSLQLSTKLKFPFPHMFAVIVQELSTGNMQLLSEGTADIVLDSCVDYWDGHDLVPLSNTDRKRIQDFYQRSSLTAYCTAFAYRPLIKTIHSKLSEVYLELPSDSRHLYLSQRSPTPVHWDVKSVLEPKIKSTQYYSADSLLYNECHADTVTDAESCFQIQCNQIFIGMVTMQYQVLIDMVHLIEQLERACIRFVHFSKENELRSRVFSEKMGLESGWNCHISLLSERNSSNLESSRTMSFSAPSAINLEHSTVKFEKEVEKFNIERKRSEQQEETEETSQESFLLQADNTAPEWQSLSNLTESTEHSAPINFDMSNRAKLPRGIDKIRPHIELIDNVPLLVSLFTDCTPDVTREMLQIMQDYNEVVCIMGSAENCDNAGVFMQADASISVMPLYPQVCQKIKAYKTPENCIGPIDLSGQLNSIPCSLAIQRDAPLPVYRLVMESRNFVTSIWNSGQFWLCCCIALSLLQVLSTVLMLPGLLTTGQVLWFSCLVVPLLSVSLMARPIDPDVMKKPQGKNQNLTNWNVAVFILWCYGSKYLVSFIVVLTSYIGILTNHCEQICAVLSNCTCAFFYNPVILTESASMGGWDENEWTLLVARLIISFIILLHFVAISIGFIHRDHLVFQKSPHSNIYWLIAIFILITSQSIYTILTFVNITETQDVNTEFSIPLWVIIFAGVSPLVVFVVNELVKRQEIMVKERFLKRARLDFGTKLGMNSPF; encoded by the exons atggaaattcaaAATGATGACACCGGATTAAGAACTGAAGAGGCAATTAATAAACTATATGAAGAAATTTCCAATGTACTTTCTCAATATAAAATCTCACTAAAATGCAG aaaatctAAATCCTGGTTAAAAGACGCTTTGCATTACAAAAGTCAACGTACAACTGTAAATGTAGTGTCTATAATATTTGGACTGTGGACAGCTGCATCCCTTGTTATTGGATATCTATTAGAAGGAGATAATTTGGGAGGATATGAAGCTATACctgtattaatattattattaataaacgtttttttggaaatatatgaCAATAAATTGAGACACCAAGAAATACCACATAAAATTCAAGCAGTATTAGATAACTTAATAAAGGAAAAGAAACAAATCAAATGGACGCAGGCAAATTATCCTGATTTATACACTCCTTTTTCACCTTGTATCACTTTACAATGGACTTATCGAGATGGAGAAATCGTCAACTTACCCTGGGCGTTATTAGTTAAAGGAGATATAGTACTTATTAGACCAG gtCAAATAAGTCCAGGTTACTGTGAAGCTCTAGAAAAACAATCTGAGTTTCCTCTGCTACATGCTAAAGAAGTATATGCGCCAACCCTACAAAATGCAAATGAAGTTTTCAGCACTCCTAAATATAGAAAACCCCTCGAACCTAAAAAGTATCGCCTCCTGGAAACTCCCtatttaaacaatttgaaaatattccttGAACAAGCTTTGGATAGGCCGGTATCTCAACTAAACCAACAAAGGCATTTAGTTACTATAAAGATTGTTGAACAAATGATTTTACCTTTTACTTTTGTTTTAGTGAttgttatcaatttatttagatatttctaTTTCCACAAGTACTTTGGACGATATTTAGTATCAAATACCTTATTTATTGTACCGTGTAATGTTATTTTACCATTACTTCCCATGATATTTCCATTGTTTTGGAATTTGGCAAATTATATTGGAAGTGCGAG AATCAAAACCATTTTTGACGCCTGTACCCAATGTGATACGAAGATTAGGCATTTAGAAGAAGATGCAGATAGTTCACCTATAGATGACGAAAGTCTTAATATTAGTCGAAAAGaaatactattaaattttttgaaaatactcagAGGGAAACCGGAAATTCTTACAAGATCCACTAATATTCTTCACGTTCTCGGTTCTGTCACT gCATTAGGATGTATTGACAAAAAGGGGGTTCTTTCATGGCCAAATCCCACtgccgaaaaaatattttttttacataatcaaAATCACGATTCACGCGCTTCCAG CTTAGATAACGTGAACGATTTATCCAGTGATATAGATTCTATTTTCCCAAATTTTCAACCAGAAAGTCCCAGTGCTGTGACCGAAGTGCTAGATCTAACTCACCATCACAACGATCCTTTCAAATTGCATTTCGATGATAAAGAATGGAATAAATTTATGTCTAATCTGAAACCGCTGGGATTAGCAATATTACTGAATACTTGCAATATCAATACCAAG gaaaattataattcattctGTTCACACATTACATGTGAGGCCATGTACAACGAAAATCTAGTACCGGTGACTAATAGAAGATGTCTTTGCGAATTAGCTAAGGAAATTGGATTCATAGATGAAGCACAAAAGATTTTCAATCTAGAAGAACAACTTTCGATATTTAGACATTTG CAAACCGAAATGATGAGGAGAGATAACAAATACGCGAGATCTCTGCAGTTATCAACGAAGTTAAAATTCCCATTTCCTCATATGTTTGCAGTAATCGTTCAAGAATTATCAACGGGTAACATGCAGTTGCTTTCCGAAGGAACTGCTGATATCGTTTTAGATTCTTGCGTCGACTATTGGGACGGACATGATCTGGTACCATTATCGAATACTGATAGAAAAAGAATACAAGATTTTTATCAAAGGAGCAGTCTTACTGCGTATTGTACTGCGTTTGCTTATAG acCTTTGATCAAAACTATCCACTCGAAATTGAGTGAAGTTTATTTAGAACTACCCAGCGACTCGAGACATTTATATTTAAGTCAAAGAAGTCCGACTCCAGTGCATTGGGATGTAAAAAGTGTTTTAGAACCGAAGATAAAATCAACACAGTATTATAGTGCAG ATTCCCTGTTATATAATGAGTGTCATGCTGATACAGTCACCGATGCAGAAAGTTGTTTCCAAATACAgtgtaatcaaatttttataggcATGGTTACCATGCAATATcaagttttaattgatatg GTACATTTGATCGAACAGCTCGAACGAGCTTGCATAAGGTTCGTTCATTTCAGCAAAGAAAATGAACTGCGTTCGAGggtttttagtgaaaaaatggGACTAGAGAGTGGTTGGAATTGCCACATATCTTTATTAAGCGAAAGAAATAG TAGTAACCTAGAATCGTCGAGGACGATGAGTTTCTCCGCACCAAGCGCCATAAATCTGGAACATTCCACcgtcaaatttgaaaaagaagtGGAAAAGTTCAATATAGAAAGAAAACGTTCAGAACAACAAGAAGAAACTGAAGAAACCAGCCAGGAAAGTTTCCTTTTACAAGCCGATAACACCGCTCCCGAGTGGCAATCTTTGAGTAATCTTACGGAGAGTACGGAACATAGTGCCCCCATTAATTTTGATATGAGTAATAGA gCGAAATTACCTAGAGGAATCGACAAAATAAGGCCGCACATTGAATTAATTGATAACGTACCTTTATTGGTATCTTTGTTCACTGATTGTACGCCAGACGTCACAAGGGAAATGTTACAAATTATGCAAGATTACAATGAGGTTGTCTGCATTATGGGATCGGCGGAAAATTGTGATAATGCCGGTGTGTTTATGCAAGCTGACGCAAG TATTTCAGTGATGCCACTGTACCCTCAGGTGTGCCAAAAAATAAAAGCTTACAAAACTCCGGAAAATTGCATCGGTCCAATCGACTTATCTGGTCAATTAAATTCAATACCATGTTCTTTGGCAATCCAGCGAGATGCTCCTCTTCCAGTTTATAGACTAGTAATGGAATCTAGAAATTTCGTTACTTCGATTTGGAACTCGG GTCAATTCTGGTTGTGCTGTTGCATAGCTTTGAGTTTACTACAAGTATTATCAACAGTATTGATGCTACCAGGTCTTCTAACCACCGGACAAGTTCTGTGGTTTTCGTGTTTAGTAGTACCTCTGTTGAGCGTGTCCTTAATGGCCAGACCCATTGATCCTGACGTGATGAAGAAGCCTCAAGGGAAAAACCAAAATCTGACCAACTGGAAT GTGGCTGTATTCATATTATGGTGTTATGGTAGCAAATATTTGGTTAGTTTTATTGTGGTGTTAACATCCTATATTGGTATTTTGACGAATCACTGCGAACAGATTTGTGCGGTACTTTCGAATTGTACATGTGCCTTTTTTTACAATCCTGTTATATTAACAGAATCCGCATCTATGGGTGGATGGGATGAAAATGAATGGACCCTACTGGTAGCTAGACTcataattagttttattattttgttacatttcg TTGCTATTTCCATTGGATTTATCCATCGTGATCATTTGGTTTTTCAAAAATCGCcgcattcaaatatttattggttgATTGCCATCTTCATTTT GATAACATCACAATCCATCTACACAATTTTGACCTTCGTTAATATCACAGAAACCCAGGATGTCAACACGGAGTTTTCAATTCCTTTATGGGTCATTATATTTGCTGGTGTCTCACCATTGGTTGTATTTGTCGTTAACGAGCTCGTTAAAAGGCAAGAAATTAt ggTGAAAGAACGGTTTTTGAAAAGAGCACGGTTagattttggaacaaaattggGAATGAATTCCCCATTTTAG
- the LOC130900106 gene encoding transmembrane protein 94 isoform X1 → MEIQNDDTGLRTEEAINKLYEEISNVLSQYKISLKCRKSKSWLKDALHYKSQRTTVNVVSIIFGLWTAASLVIGYLLEGDNLGGYEAIPVLILLLINVFLEIYDNKLRHQEIPHKIQAVLDNLIKEKKQIKWTQANYPDLYTPFSPCITLQWTYRDGEIVNLPWALLVKGDIVLIRPGQISPGYCEALEKQSEFPLLHAKEVYAPTLQNANEVFSTPKYRKPLEPKKYRLLETPYLNNLKIFLEQALDRPVSQLNQQRHLVTIKIVEQMILPFTFVLVIVINLFRYFYFHKYFGRYLVSNTLFIVPCNVILPLLPMIFPLFWNLANYIGSARIKTIFDACTQCDTKIRHLEEDADSSPIDDESLNISRKEILLNFLKILRGKPEILTRSTNILHVLGSVTALGCIDKKGVLSWPNPTAEKIFFLHNQNHDSRASSLDNVNDLSSDIDSIFPNFQPESPSAVTEVLDLTHHHNDPFKLHFDDKEWNKFMSNLKPLGLAILLNTCNINTKENYNSFCSHITCEAMYNENLVPVTNRRCLCELAKEIGFIDEAQKIFNLEEQLSIFRHLQTEMMRRDNKYARSLQLSTKLKFPFPHMFAVIVQELSTGNMQLLSEGTADIVLDSCVDYWDGHDLVPLSNTDRKRIQDFYQRSSLTAYCTAFAYRPLIKTIHSKLSEVYLELPSDSRHLYLSQRSPTPVHWDVKSVLEPKIKSTQYYSADSLLYNECHADTVTDAESCFQIQCNQIFIGMVTMQYQVLIDMVHLIEQLERACIRFVHFSKENELRSRVFSEKMGLESGWNCHISLLSERNRGENGGQAEASFSPPQQRHRCMIQSVKRNQNSPRIDDKPFLINSSNLESSRTMSFSAPSAINLEHSTVKFEKEVEKFNIERKRSEQQEETEETSQESFLLQADNTAPEWQSLSNLTESTEHSAPINFDMSNRAKLPRGIDKIRPHIELIDNVPLLVSLFTDCTPDVTREMLQIMQDYNEVVCIMGSAENCDNAGVFMQADASISVMPLYPQVCQKIKAYKTPENCIGPIDLSGQLNSIPCSLAIQRDAPLPVYRLVMESRNFVTSIWNSGQFWLCCCIALSLLQVLSTVLMLPGLLTTGQVLWFSCLVVPLLSVSLMARPIDPDVMKKPQGKNQNLTNWNVAVFILWCYGSKYLVSFIVVLTSYIGILTNHCEQICAVLSNCTCAFFYNPVILTESASMGGWDENEWTLLVARLIISFIILLHFVAISIGFIHRDHLVFQKSPHSNIYWLIAIFILITSQSIYTILTFVNITETQDVNTEFSIPLWVIIFAGVSPLVVFVVNELVKRQEIMVKERFLKRARLDFGTKLGMNSPF, encoded by the exons atggaaattcaaAATGATGACACCGGATTAAGAACTGAAGAGGCAATTAATAAACTATATGAAGAAATTTCCAATGTACTTTCTCAATATAAAATCTCACTAAAATGCAG aaaatctAAATCCTGGTTAAAAGACGCTTTGCATTACAAAAGTCAACGTACAACTGTAAATGTAGTGTCTATAATATTTGGACTGTGGACAGCTGCATCCCTTGTTATTGGATATCTATTAGAAGGAGATAATTTGGGAGGATATGAAGCTATACctgtattaatattattattaataaacgtttttttggaaatatatgaCAATAAATTGAGACACCAAGAAATACCACATAAAATTCAAGCAGTATTAGATAACTTAATAAAGGAAAAGAAACAAATCAAATGGACGCAGGCAAATTATCCTGATTTATACACTCCTTTTTCACCTTGTATCACTTTACAATGGACTTATCGAGATGGAGAAATCGTCAACTTACCCTGGGCGTTATTAGTTAAAGGAGATATAGTACTTATTAGACCAG gtCAAATAAGTCCAGGTTACTGTGAAGCTCTAGAAAAACAATCTGAGTTTCCTCTGCTACATGCTAAAGAAGTATATGCGCCAACCCTACAAAATGCAAATGAAGTTTTCAGCACTCCTAAATATAGAAAACCCCTCGAACCTAAAAAGTATCGCCTCCTGGAAACTCCCtatttaaacaatttgaaaatattccttGAACAAGCTTTGGATAGGCCGGTATCTCAACTAAACCAACAAAGGCATTTAGTTACTATAAAGATTGTTGAACAAATGATTTTACCTTTTACTTTTGTTTTAGTGAttgttatcaatttatttagatatttctaTTTCCACAAGTACTTTGGACGATATTTAGTATCAAATACCTTATTTATTGTACCGTGTAATGTTATTTTACCATTACTTCCCATGATATTTCCATTGTTTTGGAATTTGGCAAATTATATTGGAAGTGCGAG AATCAAAACCATTTTTGACGCCTGTACCCAATGTGATACGAAGATTAGGCATTTAGAAGAAGATGCAGATAGTTCACCTATAGATGACGAAAGTCTTAATATTAGTCGAAAAGaaatactattaaattttttgaaaatactcagAGGGAAACCGGAAATTCTTACAAGATCCACTAATATTCTTCACGTTCTCGGTTCTGTCACT gCATTAGGATGTATTGACAAAAAGGGGGTTCTTTCATGGCCAAATCCCACtgccgaaaaaatattttttttacataatcaaAATCACGATTCACGCGCTTCCAG CTTAGATAACGTGAACGATTTATCCAGTGATATAGATTCTATTTTCCCAAATTTTCAACCAGAAAGTCCCAGTGCTGTGACCGAAGTGCTAGATCTAACTCACCATCACAACGATCCTTTCAAATTGCATTTCGATGATAAAGAATGGAATAAATTTATGTCTAATCTGAAACCGCTGGGATTAGCAATATTACTGAATACTTGCAATATCAATACCAAG gaaaattataattcattctGTTCACACATTACATGTGAGGCCATGTACAACGAAAATCTAGTACCGGTGACTAATAGAAGATGTCTTTGCGAATTAGCTAAGGAAATTGGATTCATAGATGAAGCACAAAAGATTTTCAATCTAGAAGAACAACTTTCGATATTTAGACATTTG CAAACCGAAATGATGAGGAGAGATAACAAATACGCGAGATCTCTGCAGTTATCAACGAAGTTAAAATTCCCATTTCCTCATATGTTTGCAGTAATCGTTCAAGAATTATCAACGGGTAACATGCAGTTGCTTTCCGAAGGAACTGCTGATATCGTTTTAGATTCTTGCGTCGACTATTGGGACGGACATGATCTGGTACCATTATCGAATACTGATAGAAAAAGAATACAAGATTTTTATCAAAGGAGCAGTCTTACTGCGTATTGTACTGCGTTTGCTTATAG acCTTTGATCAAAACTATCCACTCGAAATTGAGTGAAGTTTATTTAGAACTACCCAGCGACTCGAGACATTTATATTTAAGTCAAAGAAGTCCGACTCCAGTGCATTGGGATGTAAAAAGTGTTTTAGAACCGAAGATAAAATCAACACAGTATTATAGTGCAG ATTCCCTGTTATATAATGAGTGTCATGCTGATACAGTCACCGATGCAGAAAGTTGTTTCCAAATACAgtgtaatcaaatttttataggcATGGTTACCATGCAATATcaagttttaattgatatg GTACATTTGATCGAACAGCTCGAACGAGCTTGCATAAGGTTCGTTCATTTCAGCAAAGAAAATGAACTGCGTTCGAGggtttttagtgaaaaaatggGACTAGAGAGTGGTTGGAATTGCCACATATCTTTATTAAGCGAAAGAAATAG AGGAGAAAACGGCGGACAAGCAGAGGCTAGTTTTAGTCCTCCTCAGCAAAGGCATAGATGTATGATACAAAGTGTCAAAAGGAATCAGAATTCACCTCGTATCGATGACAAACCGTTCTTGATTAATAG TAGTAACCTAGAATCGTCGAGGACGATGAGTTTCTCCGCACCAAGCGCCATAAATCTGGAACATTCCACcgtcaaatttgaaaaagaagtGGAAAAGTTCAATATAGAAAGAAAACGTTCAGAACAACAAGAAGAAACTGAAGAAACCAGCCAGGAAAGTTTCCTTTTACAAGCCGATAACACCGCTCCCGAGTGGCAATCTTTGAGTAATCTTACGGAGAGTACGGAACATAGTGCCCCCATTAATTTTGATATGAGTAATAGA gCGAAATTACCTAGAGGAATCGACAAAATAAGGCCGCACATTGAATTAATTGATAACGTACCTTTATTGGTATCTTTGTTCACTGATTGTACGCCAGACGTCACAAGGGAAATGTTACAAATTATGCAAGATTACAATGAGGTTGTCTGCATTATGGGATCGGCGGAAAATTGTGATAATGCCGGTGTGTTTATGCAAGCTGACGCAAG TATTTCAGTGATGCCACTGTACCCTCAGGTGTGCCAAAAAATAAAAGCTTACAAAACTCCGGAAAATTGCATCGGTCCAATCGACTTATCTGGTCAATTAAATTCAATACCATGTTCTTTGGCAATCCAGCGAGATGCTCCTCTTCCAGTTTATAGACTAGTAATGGAATCTAGAAATTTCGTTACTTCGATTTGGAACTCGG GTCAATTCTGGTTGTGCTGTTGCATAGCTTTGAGTTTACTACAAGTATTATCAACAGTATTGATGCTACCAGGTCTTCTAACCACCGGACAAGTTCTGTGGTTTTCGTGTTTAGTAGTACCTCTGTTGAGCGTGTCCTTAATGGCCAGACCCATTGATCCTGACGTGATGAAGAAGCCTCAAGGGAAAAACCAAAATCTGACCAACTGGAAT GTGGCTGTATTCATATTATGGTGTTATGGTAGCAAATATTTGGTTAGTTTTATTGTGGTGTTAACATCCTATATTGGTATTTTGACGAATCACTGCGAACAGATTTGTGCGGTACTTTCGAATTGTACATGTGCCTTTTTTTACAATCCTGTTATATTAACAGAATCCGCATCTATGGGTGGATGGGATGAAAATGAATGGACCCTACTGGTAGCTAGACTcataattagttttattattttgttacatttcg TTGCTATTTCCATTGGATTTATCCATCGTGATCATTTGGTTTTTCAAAAATCGCcgcattcaaatatttattggttgATTGCCATCTTCATTTT GATAACATCACAATCCATCTACACAATTTTGACCTTCGTTAATATCACAGAAACCCAGGATGTCAACACGGAGTTTTCAATTCCTTTATGGGTCATTATATTTGCTGGTGTCTCACCATTGGTTGTATTTGTCGTTAACGAGCTCGTTAAAAGGCAAGAAATTAt ggTGAAAGAACGGTTTTTGAAAAGAGCACGGTTagattttggaacaaaattggGAATGAATTCCCCATTTTAG